A window of Solea senegalensis isolate Sse05_10M linkage group LG20, IFAPA_SoseM_1, whole genome shotgun sequence contains these coding sequences:
- the polr1h gene encoding DNA-directed RNA polymerase I subunit RPA12, which produces MSCFDGNPNFCPECGSVLPLPGIHDTVLCPRCSFCIPVAEFAGQEIRSTVVFNPVEQSAVTVDDVDDSDLKGPVIDRRCSRCNKEGMVYHTRQMRSADEGQTVFFTCVHCRYQEKEDS; this is translated from the exons ATGTCGTGTTTTGATGGTAATCCTAACTTCTGTCCTGAGTGTGGGTCTGTCCTTCCTCTGCCAGGAATACATgacactgtcctctgtccccgctgctccttcTGCATCCCTGTAGCAG AGTTTGCAGGTCAGGAGATTCGCTCGACTGTCGTCTTCAACCCTGTGGAGCAGTCGGCAGTGACTGTGGACGATGTGGACGATTCTGACCTGAAGGGACCTGTG ATTGACAGACGCTGCTCTCGTTGCAATAAAGAGGGGATGGTTTACCACACCAGGCAGATGAGATCTGCAGACGAGGGACAAACGGTCTTCTTCACGTGTGTACACTGCAG GTATCAAGAGAAAGAGGACtcctga
- the zgc:110239 gene encoding digestive cysteine proteinase 1, with translation MRCWLIAVVVVLLAVVVAEGKAVPSPPDFGNSYHVKGVISLPYAEINEPFEAWFDLPTKSSRIDYYHGQVSTYQLGAEPQWGIAYKISPETTEVELNVMKCFQVNGTQNETVTPQAALPNIQGFQFLRMEYYAGSLCEVWQNVTTVGYKKNTYTLWVTHSEGDNEPATPLHYEMMGYNTLLGSHYDKYLVDYKEFITHVDPKVFSLPDEMSCGGFPGPGVEHHMLANPMKDLIHTTASGHSQRMFSHFKDKFQRQYRDEREHEKREHAFVHNLRYVHSKNRAGLSFSLALNSLSDRTMSELATMRGRKSAKTPNRGLPFPSKVYEGVEVPDSFDWRLYGAVTPVKDQAICGSCWSFATTGAVEGALFLKTGSLQVLSQQMLVDCSWGFGNNGCDGGEEWRAYEWIMKHGGIATTETYGAYMGMNGFCHLNSSQLTARIQSYTNVTSGDAEALKVALYKNGPVAISIDASHRSFVFYSHGVYYEPACGNTTDDLDHAVLAVGYGSLDGEPYWFVKNSWSTYWGNDGYILMSMKDNNCGVATDATYVTLA, from the exons ATGCGGTGCTGGCTCattgcagttgttgttgttttgttggctGTCGTAG TTGCAGAGGGAAAAGCTGTCCCTTCCCCTCCAGATTTTGGAAACAGCTATCATGTTAAAG GAGTAATTTCTCTGCCCTATGCTGAGATCAATGAGCCGTTTGAGGCCTGGTTTGATCTGCCAACAAAGTCCAGCAGAATAGACTACTACCATG GGCAAGTGTCGACATACCAGTTGGGGGCAGAGCCGCAGTGGGGCATCGCCTACAAGATCTCACCCGAGACCACGGAGGTGGAACTGAATGTGATGAAGTGCTTTCAGGTCAACGGAACACAGAATGAGACGGTCACACCTCAGGCGGCACTGCCTAATATCCAGGGcttccag TTCCTGAGGATGGAGTACTATGCAGGTTCCCTATGTGAAGTTTGGCAGAACGTGACCACTGTGGGCTACAAGAAGAACACGTACACTCTGTGGGTGACCCACTCGGAGGGGGACAATGAGCCTGCCACACCCCTCCATTATGAGATGATGGGATACAACACACTGCTGGGCTCTCACTATGATAAATACTTGGTGGACTACAAGGAGTTCATTACTCATGTGGACCCCAAAGTCTTCTCCCTGCCTGACG AGATGAGTTGTGGGGGGTTTCCTGGTCCAGGTGTGGAGCACCACATGTTGGCCAACCCGATGAAAGATCTCATCCACACCACAGCGTCGGGCCACTCTCAGCGCATGTTCAGCCATTTCAAGGACAAGTTTCAGCGACAGTACCGCGATGAAAGAGAGCATGAAAAGAGGGAGCACGCTTTTGTTCATAACCTCAG GTATGTCCACTCCAAGAACAGAGCAgggctgtctttctctctggctCTGAACTCTCTGTCAGACCGCACCATGTCAGAGCTGGCCACcatgagagggaggaaaagtGCAAAGACTCCAAATAGAGGTCTCCCTTTCCCCTCCAAGGTTTATGAAGGGGTGGAAGTGCCCGATTCATTTGACTGGAGGCTTTATG GTGCTGTGACCCCAGTGAAGGATCAAGCCATATGTGGCTCCTGCTGGAGCTTTGCCACCACTGGAGCAGTAGAGGGCGCTCTCTTCCTAAAG ACGGGCTCCCTGCAGGTTCTGTCTCAGCAGATGCTGGTCGACTGTTCCTGGGGTTTCGGCAACAACGGCTGTGACGGCGGAGAGGAGTGGAGAGCGTACGAGTGGATCATGAAACACGGCGGCATCGCCACGACGGAGACGTACGGAGCCTATATGGGAATG AATGGATTTTGCCACTTGAACTCGTCTCAGCTCACCGCACGCATCCAGAGCTACACCAACGTCACGTCCGGAGACGCAGAGGCCCTCAAGGTGGCGCTCTATAAGAACGGCCCCGTGGCCATTAGTATCGACGCTTCGCATCGATCGTTTGTTTTCTACAGCCACGGTGTTTACTACGAACCTGCCTGTG GTAACACCACTGACGATTTGGACCACGCCGTGCTTGCGGTGGGTTACGGGAGCCTAGACGGGGAGCCATACTGGTTCGTTAAGAATTCGTGGTCCACGTACTGGGGCAACGACGGCTACATCCTCATGTCTATGAAGGATAACAACTGTGGCGTGGCCACTGACGCTACATACGTGACTCTGGCGTAG